A genomic region of Cyprinus carpio isolate SPL01 chromosome B13, ASM1834038v1, whole genome shotgun sequence contains the following coding sequences:
- the LOC109100451 gene encoding dapper homolog 2-like isoform X2, with protein sequence MLGRKIPGSGVLSAAEGMGRGRTGERLHAALAGLQELHFLRDKQSAMVHWALTLNREDTETSKHEKTRLRKQDVGLKTHLQQLDQHINDLKLDVCKASTEHLESDSRPSSGFYELSDGGSGSLSNSCTSVYSESLSSSSQTSLLPHLPTSYVPHGRSGSRQTIVSRRCSADESTAQSDTPRSGVKLGSSCIRTTSARAERARQRPVSTGDLDRMIAPGFGCFKSTDVKSSTPCGSLQNPSVDPKYQSNLVSSNGTEVYCYPSPLHAVALQSPIFSCTTVQGNPVALDGMSGVGLEEETQNPNEWTTNSRTAGYINKLLQRSSSKMNLLSMKRTDTVSSTQEQRPRSQEMSYGQLNGPQLLGCLQQISMPLENALETGQKSSSLQSNQQQRNAPGMEPNSEETEVKTLCHGTHSTPSMDLQKNYFPIKNASSMAGTESENGLSDKGGGQFSKDPSMIPKPVERRSREDGRAYFGDKGGAPQSEFVHAQFVPAGSQRVKVRQADKKTKSVKLRKKSSEKPSAKKQQHKHLSRAFCTKTQADLKQSSSCKERVTHLEESQMNCSDCSCNGLFNSHCIQNNPHLQQCQTSKSSKSRKAPEPVHLPVDQAKKKQSSRKWPSSSEIPLPPALQTQKSKEVLNSRKGAMVRSVSARPRSGQWGCPPRALPHSLSTSSYFSYLESRYPAAPISSRYPARCESEFSEYSAECASLFHSTIAASSDGEMSDYTTNRFGDSESSQGSQTASESGSSLSLDEEDLLEEEEEDEGGLVWAQAAMGTTAAGFSLQQHHRPEPAACRIKASRALKKKIRRFQPASLKVMTLV encoded by the exons ATGTTGGGAAGAAAAATACCTGGGTCAGGTGTGCTGAGCGCAGCAGAAGGAATGGGCCGGGGGAGGACAGGAGAGAGGCTGCACGCAGCGCTGGCTGGACTGCAGGAGCTTCATTTCCTCCGGGACAAACAGAGTGCCATGGTGCACTGGGCTCTGACCCTGAACAGAGAGGACACCGAGACATCAAAACACGAGAAG ACACGCCTGCGCAAACAGGATGTGGGATTGAAGACTCATCTCCAGCAGCTAGATCAGCATATCAATGACCTGAAACTGGATGTGTGTAAAGCATCCACTGAACACCTAGAGAGTGACAGCAGACCCAGTTCAG GGTTCTATGAGCTCAGTGATGGTGGTTCAGGCTCATTGTCCAATTCATGCACCTCCGTCTACAGTGAGAGTCTCTCCTCCTCATCTCAAACCAGTCTGCTTCCTCATCTCCCCACCTCATATGTGCCACATGGCCGAAGTGGTTCCAGACAAACCATTGTGTCCCGTCGTTGTTCTGCTGATGAGAGCACTGCCCAGTCCGATACACCACGATCAGGAGTGAAGCTCGGTAGCAGCTGTATACGAACAACATCAGCTCGAGCTGAAAGAGCAAGACAAAGACCTGTTTCCACAG GGGACCTTGACCGAATGATTGCACCTGGTTTTGGCTGCTTCAAATCTACTGATGTGAAGAGCTCCACCCCTTGTGGTAGCCTCCAAAACCCCTCAGTAGACCCCAAATACCAGAGTAACCTGGTATCTAGCAATGGGACAGAAGTGTACTGTTATCCCAGTCCACTGCATGCTGTGGCCTTACAAAGCCCCATCTTCAGTTGCACCACTGTTCAGGGAAATCCAGTAGCACTTGATGGAATGTCTGGAGTGGGTCTTGAAGAGGAAACCCAAAACCCAAATGAATGGACGACAAATTCCAGGACTGCTGGATACATCAACAAGCTACTACAGCGAAGCTCCAGTAAGATGAACCTGTTAAGCATGAAAAGAACTGACACTGTTAGCAGTACACAGGAGCAAAGACCCAGATCACAAGAAATGTCCTACGGGCAGCTGAATGGTCCTCAACTGCTAGGATGCCTTCAGCAAATATCAATGCCCTTAGAAAATGCACTGGAGACTGGGCAAAAATCTTCATCACTACAGAGCAATCAGCAGCAGAGGAATGCACCTGGTATGGAGCCCAATTCCGAAGAAACTGAGGTCAAGACATTGTGCCATGGCACACACTCAACACCTTCTATGGATCTCCAAAAGAATTACTTTCCCATAAAGAATGCCTCAAGCATGGCTGGTACTGAGTCTGAGAATGGACTCTCAGATAAAGGGGGTGGACAGTTTTCCAAGGACCCATCTATGATCCCAAAGCCAGTAGAGAGGAGATCAAGAGAAGATGGTAGAGCTTATTTTGGTGATAAAGGCGGCGCACCTCAATCAGAATTTGTCCATGCACAGTTTGTTCCGGCAGGGTCTCAGAGGGTGAAAGTGCGTCAGGCAGACAAGAAAACGAAATCTGTAAAACTGAGAAAGAAGAGCTCTGAGAAGCCTTCAGCCAAGAAACAGCAGCATAAACACTTGTCTCGGGCGTTCTGCACCAAAACCCAAGCTGACTTAAAACAGTCCAGCTCATGCAAAGAGAGAGTAACACATCTGGAAGAGTCCCAAATGAACTGCTCAGATTGTAGTTGTAATGGACTTTTCAACTCACACTGCATCCAGAACAACCCTCACCTTCAACAATGCCAAACCTCCAAGTCCAGTAAGTCCCGTAAAGCCCCAGAACCTGTGCACCTTCCTGTAGACCAagccaaaaagaaacaaagttcTCGGAAATGGCCTTCCTCCTCTGAGATCCCTTTGCCCCCAGCTCTCCAAACCCAGAAATCCAAAGAGGTGTTAAACTCTCGAAAGGGGGCCATGGTAAGGAGTGTTAGTGCCAGGCCTCGCTCAGGTCAGTGGGGTTGTCCTCCACGGGCCCTTCCCCACTCACTTTCCACCTCCTCTTACTTCAGTTACTTGGAATCTAGATATCCAGCAGCTCCAATCTCCAGCCGCTACCCTGCTCGTTGTGAGTCAGAGTTTTCGGAGTACTCTGCAGAGTGTGCATCACTCTTTCACTCTACTATCGCAGCAAGCAGTGATGGAGAGATGAGCGACTACACCACAAACCGTTTTGGAGACAGCGAGTCCAGTCAGGGCTCTCAGACAGCCTCAGAATCGGGCAGCAGTCTCTCGCTGGATGAGGAGGACCTGttggaggaagaagaggaagatgaagGTGGTTTAGTGTGGGCTCAGGCTGCGATGGGGACCACAGCAGCGGGCTTTTCTCTTCAGCAACACCATCGCCCAGAGCCAGCAGCCTGTCGCATCAAAGCTTCCAGAGCACTGAAGAAGAAGATCCGGCGCTTTCAGCCAGCGTCACTCAAGGTTATGACTTTGGTGTAG
- the LOC109100451 gene encoding dapper homolog 2-like isoform X1 produces the protein MLGRKIPGSGVLSAAEGMGRGRTGERLHAALAGLQELHFLRDKQSAMVHWALTLNREDTETSKHEKVSTEELRLEATLTLLKQQLTRLRKQDVGLKTHLQQLDQHINDLKLDVCKASTEHLESDSRPSSGFYELSDGGSGSLSNSCTSVYSESLSSSSQTSLLPHLPTSYVPHGRSGSRQTIVSRRCSADESTAQSDTPRSGVKLGSSCIRTTSARAERARQRPVSTGDLDRMIAPGFGCFKSTDVKSSTPCGSLQNPSVDPKYQSNLVSSNGTEVYCYPSPLHAVALQSPIFSCTTVQGNPVALDGMSGVGLEEETQNPNEWTTNSRTAGYINKLLQRSSSKMNLLSMKRTDTVSSTQEQRPRSQEMSYGQLNGPQLLGCLQQISMPLENALETGQKSSSLQSNQQQRNAPGMEPNSEETEVKTLCHGTHSTPSMDLQKNYFPIKNASSMAGTESENGLSDKGGGQFSKDPSMIPKPVERRSREDGRAYFGDKGGAPQSEFVHAQFVPAGSQRVKVRQADKKTKSVKLRKKSSEKPSAKKQQHKHLSRAFCTKTQADLKQSSSCKERVTHLEESQMNCSDCSCNGLFNSHCIQNNPHLQQCQTSKSSKSRKAPEPVHLPVDQAKKKQSSRKWPSSSEIPLPPALQTQKSKEVLNSRKGAMVRSVSARPRSGQWGCPPRALPHSLSTSSYFSYLESRYPAAPISSRYPARCESEFSEYSAECASLFHSTIAASSDGEMSDYTTNRFGDSESSQGSQTASESGSSLSLDEEDLLEEEEEDEGGLVWAQAAMGTTAAGFSLQQHHRPEPAACRIKASRALKKKIRRFQPASLKVMTLV, from the exons ATGTTGGGAAGAAAAATACCTGGGTCAGGTGTGCTGAGCGCAGCAGAAGGAATGGGCCGGGGGAGGACAGGAGAGAGGCTGCACGCAGCGCTGGCTGGACTGCAGGAGCTTCATTTCCTCCGGGACAAACAGAGTGCCATGGTGCACTGGGCTCTGACCCTGAACAGAGAGGACACCGAGACATCAAAACACGAGAAGGTGAGCACAGAGGAACTGAGACTGGAGGCAACACTTACTCTACTCAAACAACAGCTG ACACGCCTGCGCAAACAGGATGTGGGATTGAAGACTCATCTCCAGCAGCTAGATCAGCATATCAATGACCTGAAACTGGATGTGTGTAAAGCATCCACTGAACACCTAGAGAGTGACAGCAGACCCAGTTCAG GGTTCTATGAGCTCAGTGATGGTGGTTCAGGCTCATTGTCCAATTCATGCACCTCCGTCTACAGTGAGAGTCTCTCCTCCTCATCTCAAACCAGTCTGCTTCCTCATCTCCCCACCTCATATGTGCCACATGGCCGAAGTGGTTCCAGACAAACCATTGTGTCCCGTCGTTGTTCTGCTGATGAGAGCACTGCCCAGTCCGATACACCACGATCAGGAGTGAAGCTCGGTAGCAGCTGTATACGAACAACATCAGCTCGAGCTGAAAGAGCAAGACAAAGACCTGTTTCCACAG GGGACCTTGACCGAATGATTGCACCTGGTTTTGGCTGCTTCAAATCTACTGATGTGAAGAGCTCCACCCCTTGTGGTAGCCTCCAAAACCCCTCAGTAGACCCCAAATACCAGAGTAACCTGGTATCTAGCAATGGGACAGAAGTGTACTGTTATCCCAGTCCACTGCATGCTGTGGCCTTACAAAGCCCCATCTTCAGTTGCACCACTGTTCAGGGAAATCCAGTAGCACTTGATGGAATGTCTGGAGTGGGTCTTGAAGAGGAAACCCAAAACCCAAATGAATGGACGACAAATTCCAGGACTGCTGGATACATCAACAAGCTACTACAGCGAAGCTCCAGTAAGATGAACCTGTTAAGCATGAAAAGAACTGACACTGTTAGCAGTACACAGGAGCAAAGACCCAGATCACAAGAAATGTCCTACGGGCAGCTGAATGGTCCTCAACTGCTAGGATGCCTTCAGCAAATATCAATGCCCTTAGAAAATGCACTGGAGACTGGGCAAAAATCTTCATCACTACAGAGCAATCAGCAGCAGAGGAATGCACCTGGTATGGAGCCCAATTCCGAAGAAACTGAGGTCAAGACATTGTGCCATGGCACACACTCAACACCTTCTATGGATCTCCAAAAGAATTACTTTCCCATAAAGAATGCCTCAAGCATGGCTGGTACTGAGTCTGAGAATGGACTCTCAGATAAAGGGGGTGGACAGTTTTCCAAGGACCCATCTATGATCCCAAAGCCAGTAGAGAGGAGATCAAGAGAAGATGGTAGAGCTTATTTTGGTGATAAAGGCGGCGCACCTCAATCAGAATTTGTCCATGCACAGTTTGTTCCGGCAGGGTCTCAGAGGGTGAAAGTGCGTCAGGCAGACAAGAAAACGAAATCTGTAAAACTGAGAAAGAAGAGCTCTGAGAAGCCTTCAGCCAAGAAACAGCAGCATAAACACTTGTCTCGGGCGTTCTGCACCAAAACCCAAGCTGACTTAAAACAGTCCAGCTCATGCAAAGAGAGAGTAACACATCTGGAAGAGTCCCAAATGAACTGCTCAGATTGTAGTTGTAATGGACTTTTCAACTCACACTGCATCCAGAACAACCCTCACCTTCAACAATGCCAAACCTCCAAGTCCAGTAAGTCCCGTAAAGCCCCAGAACCTGTGCACCTTCCTGTAGACCAagccaaaaagaaacaaagttcTCGGAAATGGCCTTCCTCCTCTGAGATCCCTTTGCCCCCAGCTCTCCAAACCCAGAAATCCAAAGAGGTGTTAAACTCTCGAAAGGGGGCCATGGTAAGGAGTGTTAGTGCCAGGCCTCGCTCAGGTCAGTGGGGTTGTCCTCCACGGGCCCTTCCCCACTCACTTTCCACCTCCTCTTACTTCAGTTACTTGGAATCTAGATATCCAGCAGCTCCAATCTCCAGCCGCTACCCTGCTCGTTGTGAGTCAGAGTTTTCGGAGTACTCTGCAGAGTGTGCATCACTCTTTCACTCTACTATCGCAGCAAGCAGTGATGGAGAGATGAGCGACTACACCACAAACCGTTTTGGAGACAGCGAGTCCAGTCAGGGCTCTCAGACAGCCTCAGAATCGGGCAGCAGTCTCTCGCTGGATGAGGAGGACCTGttggaggaagaagaggaagatgaagGTGGTTTAGTGTGGGCTCAGGCTGCGATGGGGACCACAGCAGCGGGCTTTTCTCTTCAGCAACACCATCGCCCAGAGCCAGCAGCCTGTCGCATCAAAGCTTCCAGAGCACTGAAGAAGAAGATCCGGCGCTTTCAGCCAGCGTCACTCAAGGTTATGACTTTGGTGTAG